DNA from Mesorhizobium sp. B2-1-1:
CCTCTTTTCAGCAGGGTTGGCGCTGCTTGTGGCGGCGACATCCGTGTCGATGACCGTCATCACGCCGCCGGCTTTCGCCAGCGAGATCAAGTACGTCGTCAACGACATACCGATCACCAGCGGCGACATCGCGCATCGCGCCGCCTTCCTCAAGCTGCAGCGCAAGAAGGGCGACGCCGGCCAGGAAATGATCGATCAGACCTTGCGCATGGCCGAAGCCAGACGGCTTGGGATTCACATCAGCGACGCGCAGGTCGAGGCCGCGTACCAGCGCTTTGCCTCGAGCAACAAGATGCAGCTCAGCCAGCTCGACGGCGTCATGGAAAAGTCTGGAGTCAGCAAGGGCCATTTCAAGGAGTTCATCCGCGCCCAGATGGCCTGGAATCAGGCCTTGAGCGCGCGGTACCGTTCCGGCGAGGGCGGCAGCGTGACCGAGCAGGACGCCGTCAGGCGCATGCTCGACAAGGGCGGCTCCAAGCCGAGCGCCACTGAATACATGCTCCAGCAGGTCATCTTCGTCGTGCCGGCCGCCGAACGCAGCGCGACGCTGGGCAAGCGCAAGCGCGAAGCCGACGCCATGCGTGCCCGCTTCAACGGCTGCAACACGACGCGCCAGTTCGCCAAGGGCCTGATCGACGTCACGGTTCGCGATCTCGGCCGGGTGCTGGCGCCGCAACTGCCGCCGGATTGGGCCGAGCAGATCAAGGCCACCAAGGTTGGCGGCGCCACGCCTACCCGCCAAACGGAGCGCGGTGTCGAGTTCATCGGCATCTGTTCGTCGCGCGAGGTGTCCGACGACAAGGTCGCCCAGATGGTGTTCCAGAGCGAAGGCTCCAACGACAAGGCGGCCGACGATCTCAGCAAGAAATATGTCGACGAGCTGAAGGCAAAAGCCCGCATCGTCAAGCGCTGAGGTGGACAGGGCGATGCGCGCGCTGGCGTTGAGCGTCGGCGATCCTTCCGGCATCGGGCCGGAAATCGCGATTGCCGCGTTTCTGGCGCGTACAGCCGCGGC
Protein-coding regions in this window:
- a CDS encoding SurA N-terminal domain-containing protein, yielding MFAMRKYLFSAGLALLVAATSVSMTVITPPAFASEIKYVVNDIPITSGDIAHRAAFLKLQRKKGDAGQEMIDQTLRMAEARRLGIHISDAQVEAAYQRFASSNKMQLSQLDGVMEKSGVSKGHFKEFIRAQMAWNQALSARYRSGEGGSVTEQDAVRRMLDKGGSKPSATEYMLQQVIFVVPAAERSATLGKRKREADAMRARFNGCNTTRQFAKGLIDVTVRDLGRVLAPQLPPDWAEQIKATKVGGATPTRQTERGVEFIGICSSREVSDDKVAQMVFQSEGSNDKAADDLSKKYVDELKAKARIVKR